One window from the genome of Microbulbifer sp. ALW1 encodes:
- a CDS encoding MBOAT family protein: MVFSSPIFLFGFLPILLLIYYGSPKQLKNSVLLFASLLFYAWGEVFYILVMLISIAINYVLGRAIYRSQETDNHNLSRASIVIAIAANLLLLISFKYANFLADNINQVLSLVDIPKIELQPIHLPLGISFFTFQAISYIVDIYRKKIPAQKNIFHLALYISLFPQLIAGPIVRYVDISKQIINRSHSVELFSSGAHRFITGLAKKMLIANPLGEVADAAFSLSGNELTTPVAWIGIIAYSLQIFFDFSGYSDMAIGLGRMLGFRFLENFNLPYIARSVREFWRRWHISLSTWFRDYVYIPLGGNRASTPRVAFNLVTVFLLTGIWHGASWNFIVWGLFHGFFLACEHFGFSRILDRLWRPLQHVYLLLIVTLGWVFFRSENLAQSQDYLAAMFGLGNINALSIHPLEILTNEALIALFLGVILSTPLLGKIKTFFSEKPSAHSLPGIYTAGVLNICSLIFISYLCAIKIASSTYNPFIYFRF, encoded by the coding sequence ATGGTTTTTTCGTCCCCAATATTTCTATTCGGGTTCCTCCCTATTCTCCTGCTGATATATTACGGCTCACCCAAGCAGCTGAAAAATTCCGTACTCTTATTTGCGAGCTTACTTTTTTACGCTTGGGGCGAAGTTTTTTACATCCTTGTAATGCTTATATCCATAGCCATTAACTATGTCCTCGGAAGAGCAATATATCGCTCACAGGAAACAGATAACCACAATCTATCACGCGCCTCAATCGTCATCGCCATCGCCGCCAATTTATTACTATTAATTTCGTTCAAATACGCGAATTTTTTAGCAGACAACATTAACCAAGTTTTATCACTAGTAGACATCCCGAAAATAGAGCTACAACCGATCCACTTACCACTTGGAATCTCATTTTTCACTTTCCAAGCAATCTCTTACATAGTGGACATTTATCGAAAAAAAATTCCCGCCCAGAAAAACATATTCCACCTTGCCCTATATATATCTCTTTTCCCGCAACTCATTGCAGGGCCTATAGTTCGATATGTCGACATTTCAAAACAAATTATCAATCGCTCACACTCCGTAGAATTGTTTTCTAGTGGCGCCCACAGATTTATCACTGGTCTTGCTAAAAAAATGCTCATCGCAAACCCTCTTGGTGAAGTAGCAGATGCAGCATTTTCACTTTCCGGTAACGAACTCACTACCCCAGTTGCCTGGATTGGGATAATCGCCTATTCACTACAGATCTTTTTCGATTTTTCCGGTTACTCAGACATGGCTATAGGTCTGGGAAGAATGCTAGGTTTTCGATTTTTGGAGAACTTCAATCTCCCTTACATCGCAAGATCAGTCCGCGAGTTTTGGCGCCGATGGCATATTTCGCTGTCTACCTGGTTTAGGGACTACGTATACATCCCGCTTGGTGGCAACAGAGCTTCCACACCAAGAGTGGCCTTCAACCTAGTAACAGTATTTCTTTTGACAGGGATTTGGCATGGAGCCAGCTGGAATTTTATTGTCTGGGGATTATTTCACGGATTCTTTTTAGCTTGTGAGCACTTTGGGTTTTCGAGAATCCTTGACAGACTATGGAGGCCTTTACAACACGTATACTTATTATTGATTGTCACTCTAGGATGGGTATTTTTCCGCTCAGAAAACCTCGCCCAGTCACAAGACTACTTAGCCGCCATGTTTGGCCTGGGCAACATAAATGCTTTATCAATCCACCCCCTTGAGATCCTGACCAATGAAGCCCTTATTGCCCTGTTTTTGGGAGTAATCCTAAGCACTCCACTACTTGGAAAAATAAAAACGTTTTTCTCAGAGAAACCTTCAGCACATAGCCTACCAGGAATTTATACAGCCGGAGTTCTTAACATATGCTCCCTGATTTTCATTTCCTATTTGTGCGCAATTAAAATTGCCTCTTCAACTTACAACCCTTTTATATATTTCAGATTTTAA